A single Paratractidigestivibacter faecalis DNA region contains:
- a CDS encoding phage tail protein, which yields MSEMGSAYMSIIPKVDKGAFKQSTDDIKETLGQAGKDGGSSSGGLFGGAFQTAAGVFVGNMATKLAEAAGDGIRAIVQGAYDGYAEYEQLVGGMDTLYGSASQRMQENASKAFETAQMSANDYMDLATGFAASLVSSLGGDTEAAATYADMAISDMADNANKMGTSIEDIENAYRGFSKQNYTMLDNLKLGYGGTKSEMERLLSDAEALKAANGETVSYSIDSYADMVDAIHVVQESMGITGTTAEEAATTVQGSTATMQAAWDNWLTALGSGDQDMISSSLSDLIGSAGTCLQNGLPVLLNIVGGIVESVGSLLYDSAPPQVQGMIDDVMALVGTVSETLAPILAGIGGVVSSGLALMGSVIGVALDAIKLVWDSVWPAIQSTVEGVMSAVGPIVENALLLIQSVIDTVTALISGDWQGVWNGIQSVLQGAWDLMGSIVDGAINGVSSVIQGALSLIDGIWSGAWEGIGSILSSAWEGIQSAVSGGIDGVVEWVSGMPDRIVSALGDLGQTLWNAGTSIISGFLGGLKQKFDDVKDFVGGIGGWIAEHKGPLSYDRKLLVRNGIAVMQSLDAGFVRGFSDVKETVSGMAGELAGTFGSPTLSVGSRLARAAVAGSATGAAASRQTVVNQSFSTKVVRSDSDLYAAAPVIYRNAMREAMSYA from the coding sequence GTGAGCGAGATGGGAAGCGCCTACATGTCCATCATCCCCAAGGTGGACAAGGGGGCGTTCAAGCAGTCGACCGACGACATCAAGGAGACCCTGGGGCAGGCGGGCAAGGACGGCGGCAGCAGCTCCGGCGGCCTCTTCGGAGGGGCGTTCCAGACCGCCGCCGGGGTCTTCGTCGGCAACATGGCGACCAAGCTCGCCGAGGCTGCCGGCGACGGAATCAGGGCCATCGTCCAGGGCGCATACGACGGCTACGCCGAGTACGAGCAGCTGGTCGGCGGCATGGACACGCTCTACGGCTCGGCCAGCCAGAGGATGCAGGAGAACGCCTCGAAGGCCTTCGAGACGGCGCAGATGAGCGCGAACGACTACATGGACCTCGCCACGGGCTTCGCGGCCTCGCTCGTGTCTTCGCTCGGCGGCGACACCGAGGCGGCCGCGACCTACGCCGACATGGCAATCTCGGACATGGCTGACAACGCCAACAAGATGGGCACCTCCATCGAGGACATCGAGAACGCCTACAGGGGCTTCAGCAAGCAGAACTACACGATGCTGGACAACCTGAAGCTCGGCTACGGCGGAACCAAGTCCGAGATGGAGCGCCTGCTCTCTGACGCCGAGGCCCTGAAGGCTGCGAACGGCGAGACCGTCAGCTACTCCATAGACTCCTACGCCGACATGGTGGACGCCATCCACGTGGTGCAGGAGAGCATGGGCATCACGGGCACGACCGCCGAGGAGGCCGCCACGACCGTCCAGGGCTCCACCGCCACGATGCAGGCGGCGTGGGACAACTGGCTCACGGCTCTCGGCAGCGGCGACCAGGACATGATCTCCTCGTCGCTCTCAGACCTCATCGGGTCGGCGGGCACCTGCCTGCAGAACGGCCTGCCCGTCCTGCTCAACATCGTGGGCGGCATCGTCGAGAGCGTCGGCTCGCTCCTCTACGACAGCGCCCCTCCGCAGGTGCAGGGCATGATCGACGACGTGATGGCGCTCGTCGGCACCGTCTCGGAGACGCTCGCCCCCATCCTCGCGGGGATAGGCGGCGTGGTCTCGTCCGGGCTCGCGCTCATGGGCTCCGTCATCGGCGTGGCGCTCGACGCGATAAAGCTCGTGTGGGACAGCGTGTGGCCGGCCATCCAGTCGACGGTGGAGGGCGTCATGTCCGCCGTCGGCCCCATCGTTGAGAACGCCCTGCTGCTCATCCAGTCGGTCATCGACACGGTGACGGCCCTCATCTCGGGCGACTGGCAGGGCGTGTGGAATGGCATCCAGTCCGTCCTGCAGGGCGCCTGGGACCTCATGGGCTCCATCGTGGACGGCGCCATAAACGGCGTCAGCTCCGTCATCCAGGGGGCGCTCTCGCTCATCGACGGCATCTGGAGCGGCGCCTGGGAGGGCATCGGCTCCATCCTGTCCTCCGCCTGGGAGGGCATCCAGTCCGCCGTCTCCGGCGGCATCGACGGCGTGGTCGAATGGGTGAGCGGCATGCCCGACCGCATCGTCTCCGCCCTGGGAGACCTCGGCCAGACGCTGTGGAACGCCGGCACGTCGATCATCAGCGGCTTCCTGGGCGGCCTCAAGCAGAAGTTCGACGACGTCAAGGACTTCGTCGGCGGAATCGGCGGCTGGATCGCGGAGCACAAGGGCCCGCTGTCCTACGACCGCAAGCTCCTGGTCAGGAACGGCATCGCCGTGATGCAGTCGCTCGACGCGGGATTCGTCCGAGGGTTCTCGGACGTCAAGGAGACCGTCTCCGGCATGGCGGGCGAGCTTGCCGGCACGTTCGGCTCCCCAACGCTGTCGGTCGGCTCTCGCCTCGCCAGGGCCGCGGTGGCGGGTTCGGCCACCGGTGCCGCCGCCTCCCGCCAGACGGTGGTCAACCAGAGCTTCAGCACGAAGGTCGTGCGCTCCGACAGCGACCTCTACGCGGCCGCCCCGGTCATCTACCGCAACGCCATGAGGGAGGCGATGAGCTATGCGTAG
- a CDS encoding phage tail protein, producing MAQTAKNAVYSKPKAGGAVWSAPAGSTLPTDATTALDGAFEAWGYVSEDGIAENGSINSTTIKAYGGATVITIEGGNDITYVFTPIEYGNATVQKELYGGSNVETDTDGSVKSVKLTDEAHEQRVFVFEHILFNGRIERTVLPSAQVTSIGTNTYSSGAALGPEVTVTPYPDASGVKAYKYQAKAV from the coding sequence ATGGCACAGACAGCCAAGAACGCCGTCTACAGCAAGCCCAAGGCCGGCGGCGCCGTCTGGAGCGCGCCCGCCGGCTCGACGCTGCCCACCGACGCGACCACCGCGCTCGACGGGGCCTTCGAGGCCTGGGGCTACGTCTCCGAGGACGGCATCGCCGAGAACGGCAGCATCAACTCAACCACCATCAAGGCCTACGGCGGCGCCACCGTCATCACCATCGAGGGCGGCAACGACATCACCTACGTGTTCACGCCCATCGAGTACGGCAACGCGACCGTGCAGAAGGAGCTCTACGGCGGCTCCAACGTCGAGACCGACACGGACGGCTCCGTCAAGAGCGTCAAGCTCACCGACGAGGCGCACGAGCAGCGCGTCTTCGTCTTCGAGCACATCCTGTTCAACGGCCGCATCGAGCGCACCGTGCTGCCGAGCGCCCAGGTGACCTCAATCGGCACGAACACCTACAGCTCCGGCGCCGCCCTCGGTCCCGAGGTCACGGTCACGCCGTACCCGGACGCCTCGGGCGTCAAGGCCTACAAGTACCAGGCCAAGGCGGTCTAG
- a CDS encoding phage major capsid protein yields the protein MAEARPTPRPATRATAARRGSRTRASRQPAWRSAASNGKDSPKTERSRRMAALITSNFNMPEEYVAGVFKKAQTSSVLARLSGAKPQKFGKGNVMVLTFAPKAEIVAEGVQKSPTPTAYSSKAVTPVKLQVTVRTSNEVMWADEDYQLGVMADVQENCAVALGRALDIVGIHKANPLTGAAAASVTEGLADTASAAQLSGTKYDEAVEAAAGLVIAAGYAPTGIALDPTLSFGLATMRDNTGRRIYPELGYGTGLDGFEGMAAAVGDTVSGKELAKASDIIGIVGQFDAFRWGVQREIAAHVIEYGDPDGLGDLQRTNQVAIRAEIVYGIGIMDLAAFAKVTKAAA from the coding sequence GTGGCAGAGGCAAGGCCTACCCCCAGACCCGCGACAAGGGCGACAGCCGCCCGGCGGGGAAGCAGGACCCGTGCCTCGAGGCAGCCCGCATGGCGTTCGGCCGCAAGTAACGGGAAAGACAGCCCCAAGACAGAAAGGAGCCGCCGAATGGCAGCCCTCATCACCAGCAACTTCAACATGCCCGAGGAGTACGTCGCGGGCGTCTTCAAGAAGGCCCAGACCAGCTCCGTCCTCGCCCGGCTCTCCGGCGCAAAGCCGCAGAAGTTCGGCAAGGGCAACGTCATGGTCCTCACCTTCGCCCCCAAGGCCGAGATCGTCGCCGAGGGCGTCCAGAAGTCCCCGACCCCGACCGCCTACTCCTCCAAGGCAGTCACCCCCGTCAAGCTCCAGGTGACCGTGCGCACCTCCAACGAGGTCATGTGGGCAGACGAGGACTACCAGCTCGGCGTAATGGCCGACGTGCAGGAGAACTGCGCCGTCGCCCTCGGCCGCGCCCTCGACATCGTCGGAATCCACAAGGCCAACCCCCTCACCGGCGCCGCCGCGGCCTCCGTCACCGAGGGCCTCGCCGACACCGCGTCCGCCGCGCAGCTCTCCGGCACCAAGTACGACGAGGCGGTCGAGGCCGCCGCGGGCCTCGTGATCGCCGCGGGCTACGCCCCCACCGGCATCGCTCTCGACCCGACGCTCTCCTTCGGCCTCGCCACCATGCGCGACAACACCGGCCGCCGAATCTACCCCGAGCTCGGCTACGGCACCGGCCTCGACGGCTTCGAGGGCATGGCCGCCGCCGTCGGCGACACCGTCTCCGGCAAGGAGCTGGCGAAGGCGTCCGACATCATCGGCATCGTCGGCCAGTTCGACGCCTTCCGCTGGGGCGTCCAGCGCGAGATTGCCGCGCACGTCATCGAGTACGGCGACCCCGACGGCCTCGGCGACCTCCAGCGCACGAACCAGGTCGCCATCCGCGCCGAGATCGTCTACGGCATCGGCATCATGGACCTCGCCGCCTTCGCCAAGGTCACCAAGGCGGCCGCCTAA
- a CDS encoding VG15 protein, which yields MISASQWDAYNAAVESIREGARSSVEGEVAAWLAANPDATVAEAREEAKRIMRGAVQDYDRSAAALAAEWYDAQGRANGARLDRAVTAPAFSDAQVDRVARYKASRLVEGDPSSFAAGCGSFAADSAMRSLNDTILRNVRRDRKKGVRYARVTSGRKTCAFCLMLAGRGAVYWTRESAGALNRWHDHCTCKVVPGYSGDQYEVLVDGHDPKKIESRLKEVERLTGAKPGTPEFSREVEMRDPDWLFGDEIEASYEGWSAREKRKLADHEKREHSLLAKSGLRAFPIPTDRSAPANIDLWMNGEFWELKSVTGDERRVGQRLDEAVTKWDRLHELGLSLDSTPKIIVDNTNGKADDEAVLRVIVAKMAQHADKGFDAAILMGKDGTIALVKK from the coding sequence GTGATAAGCGCCAGCCAGTGGGACGCCTACAACGCCGCCGTCGAGTCCATCCGCGAGGGCGCCAGGTCCTCGGTCGAGGGCGAGGTCGCGGCGTGGCTCGCGGCCAACCCCGACGCGACCGTGGCCGAGGCCCGCGAGGAGGCCAAGCGCATCATGCGCGGGGCCGTCCAGGACTACGACCGCTCCGCCGCGGCCCTCGCCGCCGAGTGGTACGACGCGCAGGGCAGGGCCAACGGGGCCAGGCTCGACCGCGCCGTCACCGCGCCCGCGTTCTCTGACGCGCAGGTGGACAGGGTGGCCCGCTACAAGGCGTCAAGGCTCGTGGAGGGCGACCCCTCCAGCTTCGCCGCGGGGTGCGGCTCCTTCGCCGCCGACTCGGCCATGCGGAGCCTGAACGACACGATCCTCAGGAACGTGCGCCGAGACCGTAAGAAGGGCGTGCGATACGCCCGAGTCACGAGCGGGCGCAAGACGTGCGCCTTCTGCCTCATGCTCGCGGGGCGAGGCGCGGTCTACTGGACCCGCGAGAGCGCGGGCGCACTCAACCGCTGGCACGACCACTGCACCTGCAAGGTGGTTCCCGGCTACTCGGGCGACCAGTACGAGGTGCTGGTCGATGGGCATGACCCGAAGAAAATCGAGTCGCGCCTGAAGGAGGTCGAGCGTCTGACGGGTGCCAAGCCCGGAACTCCCGAGTTCTCCCGCGAGGTGGAGATGCGCGACCCGGACTGGCTGTTCGGGGACGAGATAGAGGCCTCTTATGAGGGCTGGTCGGCAAGGGAGAAGCGCAAGCTTGCCGACCATGAGAAGCGCGAGCACAGTCTGCTCGCCAAAAGCGGTCTCAGGGCGTTTCCCATCCCAACCGACCGCTCGGCTCCCGCAAACATCGACCTTTGGATGAACGGGGAGTTCTGGGAGCTCAAGTCTGTCACTGGAGACGAGCGCCGCGTCGGGCAGCGGCTTGACGAGGCGGTCACCAAATGGGACAGGCTTCACGAGCTCGGCCTGTCACTCGACAGCACTCCAAAGATCATCGTCGACAATACGAATGGCAAGGCTGATGACGAGGCCGTCTTGAGGGTAATCGTCGCGAAGATGGCCCAACACGCAGACAAGGGGTTCGACGCGGCAATCCTGATGGGGAAAGACGGAACGATTGCCTTGGTAAAGAAGTGA